The following are encoded in a window of Salvia splendens isolate huo1 unplaced genomic scaffold, SspV2 ctg883, whole genome shotgun sequence genomic DNA:
- the LOC121791719 gene encoding uncharacterized protein LOC121791719 isoform X2, whose product MSHLCKADGREVSLGLIYPCLLGSKMLGSTGFPWFFHVPLVLRTEEYLMYAFTIMGFVLSIVAYDYQEIGLLVALFCLFQTCLGMVLPFLARLRTTYLPNEIRGGMMSLSLMPANAAILFLLVLRGHHYIANSTITSIAALGLFTAAGCMYSLKKWGKQLQPSRRNL is encoded by the exons ATGTCACATTTATGCAAG GCTGATGGAAGGGAGGTGTCTTTGGGATTGATATATCCTTGTTTGCTTGGTTCAAAGATGCTTGGTAGCACTGGATTCCCATGGTTCTTCCACGTGCCATTAGTGCTTCGGACAGAGGAATACCTAATGTATGCATTCACCATAATGGGCTTTGTTTTGTCAATTGTGGCCTATGATTATCAG GAAATAGGGCTTCTTGTAGCATTATTCTGCTTATTTCAAACTTGCCTGGGCATGGTTTTGCCGTTTCTTGCCCGATTGAGAACAAC GTATCTGCCAAATGAAATTCGTGGCGGGATGATGAGCTTATCTCTCATGCCTGCAAATGCAGCAATCTTGTTTCTTCTGGTCCTG AGAGGTCATCACTACATCGCAAATTCAACTATTACCTCTATTGCTGCTCTTGGGCTGTTTACAGCAGCTGGCTGCATGTATTCGTTAAAAAAATGGGGAAAACAACTCCAGCCGAGTAGACGCAACTTGTGA
- the LOC121791719 gene encoding uncharacterized protein LOC121791719 isoform X1: MGVVIESDIWEPNKSIYILLFIFSVVSIFCLPAKSSANVLDHASSASLLRFQRKFLLLFSISSVMEGLWAVFGEYELAFYGFGKDQLLNVISVGFAVSLFIGSFIGVLSDLLGHKKLCLLFFLLHLLVSLWKLVFGTSSFWLTSIFLSLASSIFSFGFEAWMVVEQDKLGQRQEVLNDMFWMMTFLESASFIGSQALANYLIDDNVIRNIKSLWIGAGVLAVLAVGLVTRGWQEATQTTILKDYRVSFHRHVISDKRIWLLSWAQSSVHFSVAAFWILWAHL, encoded by the exons ATGGGGGTTGTGATTGAATCTGATATATGGGAACCAAACAAAtcaatttatatactattattCATCTTCTCTGTGGTTTCAATCTTCTGTTTGCCCGCCAAATCTAGTGCAAATGTGCTCGATCACGCGTCTTCCGCTTCTCTTCTCCGCTTCCAGCGCAAATTTCTCCTCCTCTTCTCTATTTCCTCAG TGATGGAGGGTTTATGGGCTGTGTTCGGAGAATACGAGTTGGCGTTTTATGGATTCGGTAAAGATCAATTGCTGAATGTTATTTCCGTTGGATTTGCGGTCTCTCTGTTTATCGGGAGCTTTATCGGAGTGCTATCTGATTTATT AGGTCACAAGAAGCTGTGCTTATTGTTTTTCTTGCTACACCTTTTGGTGAGTTTATGGAAGCTAGTCTTTGGAACATCTTCGTTTTGGTTAACAAGCATCTTTCTTTCACTGGCATCGTCGATATTTTCCTTCGGGTTCGAGGCATGGATGGTTGTCGAGCAGGACAAG CTTGGGCAGAGGCAAGAGGTACTGAATGACATGTTTTGGATGATGACTTTCTTGGAGTCTGCATCTTTTATCGGAAGCCAGGCACTTGCAAATTATCTTATTGATGATAATGTGATCAGAAATATTAAATCTTTGTGGATTGGAGCTGGAGTTTTGGCTGTTCTTGCTGTTGGTCTTGTCACTCGAGGCTGGCAAGAAGCTACTCAAACAACGATTTTGAAGGATTATCGTGTTTCGTTTCACAGACATGTTATTAGTG ATAAAAGGATATGGCTCTTGTCGTGGGCACAATCTAGCGTGCATTTTTCTGTTGCAGCATTTTGGATTCTTTGGGCCCATCTATAG